In the genome of Paenibacillus sp. FSL R5-0766, one region contains:
- a CDS encoding class I SAM-dependent methyltransferase, which produces MSFSYYGPLCTAVYDLTKPVGHSLGGDIEFYRHYLQRCKGRILEAMSGSGRVLIPLLEAGLKVDGIDYSMDMINSCRSRCMERALPMPELFVADLEKLDLPYRYEAIIIPGGSLLLIQDRQASINVLRNLFQHLEPGGKLVFDLFLPDVTQPSSVETSTVSLPDGDTITVEVKTIEVNLLHQYKVSLIRYEQWRQGALVATELQQLTLRWYGIEELRLILEHIGFSDIKVYADFNPDQPPTQSNQKFVYEATRRA; this is translated from the coding sequence ATGTCATTCAGTTATTACGGTCCATTATGCACCGCCGTTTATGATCTTACGAAACCTGTGGGACACTCCTTGGGAGGAGACATTGAATTCTATCGCCATTATCTTCAGCGCTGCAAAGGACGTATCCTTGAAGCCATGTCGGGATCAGGCCGAGTGCTCATTCCTTTGCTTGAAGCAGGCTTGAAGGTGGATGGAATTGATTATTCAATGGATATGATCAATTCATGCCGTTCTCGTTGTATGGAGCGGGCATTACCCATGCCTGAGCTGTTCGTTGCCGATCTGGAGAAGCTTGATCTTCCATATCGATACGAGGCAATTATCATTCCCGGTGGTTCTCTGCTCCTCATCCAAGACAGACAGGCGTCGATTAACGTATTACGTAATCTATTTCAGCATTTAGAACCTGGCGGCAAGCTCGTGTTTGATCTGTTTCTGCCCGATGTGACACAACCCTCTTCCGTAGAAACATCAACCGTTTCATTACCCGATGGTGATACGATTACTGTAGAAGTGAAAACCATTGAAGTGAACCTTCTGCACCAATATAAAGTAAGTCTGATTCGCTACGAACAATGGCGTCAGGGTGCTCTTGTTGCTACGGAGCTGCAACAACTTACCCTACGTTGGTACGGCATAGAAGAGTTACGCCTAATTCTCGAACACATTGGTTTCTCTGACATTAAAGTGTACGCCGACTTTAACCCGGACCAACCACCCACGCAGTCGAATCAAAAATTCGTCTATGAAGCAACTCGAAGAGCGTAG
- a CDS encoding SRPBCC domain-containing protein, which yields MDSSSNSSSALPDIRQELVLHAPVEKVWEMVSTEQGLKTWFMPGNLEPVEGHEFILEAGPFGQSPCQVTEVHPLHKLSFRWGKDWTLTFQLNEQPEGTDFTLIHSGWDADKLTEFGQAHAIVRERMEQGWAGIVQKLAQVVK from the coding sequence ATGGATTCATCATCAAATTCATCAAGCGCACTGCCAGATATCCGGCAGGAACTGGTACTTCATGCACCTGTAGAGAAGGTGTGGGAAATGGTCTCGACCGAGCAGGGACTGAAAACCTGGTTCATGCCAGGCAATCTGGAACCCGTGGAAGGTCACGAGTTTATATTGGAAGCAGGCCCCTTCGGCCAATCACCATGTCAGGTGACGGAAGTTCATCCGCTGCACAAGCTGTCATTCCGCTGGGGTAAGGACTGGACGTTGACGTTCCAACTGAATGAACAGCCCGAAGGTACGGATTTCACACTGATTCACAGCGGTTGGGATGCGGATAAACTGACCGAGTTTGGACAGGCCCACGCTATCGTACGCGAACGTATGGAACAGGGATGGGCCGGAATCGTTCAGAAGCTTGCCCAAGTTGTTAAATAA